The following are encoded in a window of Nakamurella sp. A5-74 genomic DNA:
- a CDS encoding pyridoxamine 5'-phosphate oxidase family protein, translating to MSDNTAGLPEELEKIHSIMKGIRTTMLVSHDADAALHSHPMTTQEAEFTGECWFIAGAGSDIVQQITADPRVNLAYSGTSSWLSLSGTATIVDDVAKKKDLWNTFTDVWFDGGPEDPKAVLIHVDAESAQYWDTPGRLATVVSMLKAKVTGDRPGVGESEEVQLG from the coding sequence ATGAGCGACAACACCGCAGGACTGCCCGAGGAACTCGAGAAGATCCACTCGATCATGAAGGGCATCCGCACCACGATGCTGGTGTCGCACGACGCCGACGCCGCGTTGCACAGTCACCCGATGACCACCCAGGAAGCCGAGTTCACCGGCGAGTGCTGGTTCATCGCCGGCGCCGGGTCCGACATCGTGCAGCAGATCACCGCCGACCCCCGCGTGAACCTCGCCTACTCGGGGACCTCGTCCTGGCTGTCGTTGTCCGGCACCGCGACGATCGTCGACGACGTGGCCAAGAAGAAGGACCTCTGGAACACCTTCACCGACGTCTGGTTCGACGGTGGACCCGAGGACCCGAAGGCGGTGCTGATCCACGTCGATGCCGAGTCGGCACAGTACTGGGACACCCCAGGCCGTCTGGCGACGGTGGTCAGCATGCTCAAGGCGAAGGTGACCGGCGACCGTCCCGGAGTCGGTGAATCCGAAGAGGTCCAGCTCGGCTGA
- a CDS encoding glycoside hydrolase family 15 protein has translation MTRQQHSAPGQDLTFRDDDGYCDLRSYAAIGDGRTVAFVAGDGRIDWLPLPAVDASPAFAAMLDARNGGFIDLRPDEEFTATREYVAQTNVLRTTFRTASGSVAITDALTTGIAGRLPWAELARRIDGLDGTVVLRAEVRPGTCLNTVSPYIEDTHSGVLLRVDGLTMAVRTLHDDGVEINDASIGATYRTSAGSRHLLGLVATADEPLLIPPPEGLDEGVDRTIANWAAWSNSFSATGRWADDVQRSVLTLKLLIQAASGSVVAAPSTSLPESPSGGKNWDYRLAWVRDTAYTLTALFRFGLREETHSAISWLIETVRLHGPEPEVCYRLDGTVPGADVTVYDAPGWRGIGPVVSGNRASGQLQLGVFGDLFSIVQLYVDHGNVVDAGTARLLAEVADLTCDRWRNKDAGMWELTEDRHYVSSKMGCWKALVDAAHLAEIGQLPADGKRWRTEADRICEWIDAEGWSEERGAYVWYPGSQQLDASVLLHAVSGFDRGERMSRTIDVLREELGAGPHLYRYSGVQAEEGAFVACGFWMVSALHLVGRTDEATALMDELIPVCTNDVGMLSELIDPSDNSFWGNLPQALSHLALVNAAITLEEPIG, from the coding sequence GTGACACGTCAGCAGCACTCTGCGCCCGGGCAGGACCTGACCTTCCGCGACGACGACGGCTACTGCGATCTGCGCAGCTATGCCGCCATCGGTGACGGTCGGACCGTGGCCTTCGTCGCCGGGGACGGCCGGATCGACTGGCTGCCGCTGCCGGCCGTCGACGCGTCCCCGGCGTTCGCGGCGATGCTCGATGCGCGCAACGGCGGCTTCATCGACCTGCGCCCGGACGAGGAGTTCACCGCCACCCGGGAGTACGTCGCGCAGACCAACGTCCTGCGCACCACGTTCCGCACCGCGTCCGGGTCGGTGGCGATCACGGACGCGCTCACCACGGGCATCGCCGGCCGGTTGCCGTGGGCGGAGCTCGCGCGCCGGATCGACGGCCTCGACGGGACGGTCGTTCTGCGCGCCGAGGTCCGGCCGGGGACCTGCCTCAACACGGTGTCCCCCTACATCGAGGACACCCACTCGGGCGTGCTGCTGCGGGTCGACGGGCTGACCATGGCCGTCCGCACCCTCCATGACGACGGTGTCGAGATCAACGACGCCTCGATCGGGGCCACCTACCGCACGTCCGCCGGATCGCGACACCTGCTGGGCCTCGTGGCCACTGCCGACGAACCGCTGCTCATCCCACCACCGGAGGGACTGGACGAGGGGGTGGATCGCACGATCGCCAACTGGGCCGCCTGGTCGAACAGCTTCTCCGCGACCGGCCGCTGGGCCGACGACGTGCAGCGCAGTGTGCTGACGCTCAAGTTGTTGATCCAGGCCGCGTCCGGTTCGGTGGTGGCCGCGCCGAGCACGTCGCTCCCGGAGAGCCCCTCGGGTGGCAAGAACTGGGACTACCGGCTCGCCTGGGTCCGCGACACCGCCTACACGTTGACGGCACTCTTCCGGTTCGGTCTGCGCGAGGAGACGCACAGTGCAATCAGCTGGCTGATCGAGACCGTGCGCCTGCACGGTCCAGAACCCGAGGTCTGCTACCGGTTGGACGGCACGGTGCCCGGTGCGGACGTGACCGTGTACGACGCCCCCGGGTGGCGGGGGATCGGACCGGTGGTCAGCGGCAACCGGGCCTCCGGGCAGCTGCAGTTGGGGGTGTTCGGCGACCTGTTCTCGATCGTCCAGCTGTACGTCGACCACGGCAACGTCGTGGACGCCGGCACGGCGCGGCTGCTCGCCGAGGTGGCGGACCTGACCTGTGATCGGTGGCGCAACAAGGATGCCGGGATGTGGGAGCTCACCGAGGACCGGCACTACGTGTCCTCGAAGATGGGGTGCTGGAAGGCCTTGGTGGATGCAGCGCACCTCGCCGAGATCGGTCAGTTGCCGGCGGACGGGAAACGGTGGCGCACCGAGGCGGACCGGATCTGCGAGTGGATCGACGCCGAAGGATGGAGCGAGGAGCGCGGGGCCTACGTCTGGTACCCGGGCTCGCAGCAGCTCGACGCGTCGGTCCTGCTGCATGCGGTGAGCGGATTCGACCGCGGCGAGCGGATGAGCAGGACGATCGACGTGCTGCGGGAGGAGCTGGGCGCCGGCCCGCACCTCTACCGCTACTCCGGCGTGCAGGCCGAGGAAGGAGCCTTCGTCGCCTGCGGCTTCTGGATGGTCTCCGCGCTGCATCTGGTGGGTCGCACCGATGAGGCGACGGCCCTGATGGACGAGCTGATCCCGGTGTGCACCAACGATGTCGGCATGCTCTCGGAGTTGATCGACCCGAGCGACAACAGCTTCTGGGGCAACCTGCCCCAGGCCCTGAGTCATCTCGCCCTGGTGAACGCCGCCATCACCCTGGAAGAACCAATCGGCTGA
- a CDS encoding enhanced serine sensitivity protein SseB C-terminal domain-containing protein, which yields MDATSAGSTQEWAQTPTEQLLVRAAGTNDPQDGARFADALMDAELSVPGWKSPEGGFTPMTVRSTTPNGTPASEAVAFTHPDRMTKALRTLAPDTTDLVVLTVPGRELFARVVPTGMTLLINLHNEYGKQFLPAEMSDRLAGREPGERHRVTGAATSVKVGEPAVVPPGLIDRLTAYFDAIGGVTRAHLGWIEYPDGLQAYLLGVVGTASRERVIGGMDAAAGDLGTRVMDVAVVAEGQTTIVDAVPPFYRR from the coding sequence ATGGACGCAACCTCAGCTGGGTCGACGCAGGAGTGGGCGCAGACCCCGACCGAGCAGCTGCTGGTGCGGGCGGCCGGCACGAACGATCCGCAGGACGGTGCGCGGTTCGCCGATGCGCTGATGGACGCCGAGCTGTCCGTCCCCGGCTGGAAGTCGCCCGAGGGCGGCTTCACCCCGATGACGGTCCGCTCCACCACTCCGAACGGCACCCCTGCCTCCGAGGCAGTGGCGTTCACGCATCCCGACCGGATGACGAAGGCGCTCCGTACCCTCGCACCGGACACCACGGACCTGGTGGTCCTCACGGTGCCGGGGCGCGAGCTGTTCGCGCGGGTGGTGCCGACCGGGATGACGCTGCTGATCAACCTGCACAACGAGTACGGCAAGCAGTTCCTGCCCGCCGAGATGTCGGATCGGTTGGCCGGCAGAGAGCCCGGTGAGCGCCACCGGGTCACCGGTGCAGCGACCTCCGTGAAGGTCGGCGAGCCGGCCGTCGTGCCACCTGGCCTGATCGACCGGCTGACTGCGTACTTCGATGCCATCGGTGGCGTCACCCGGGCCCATCTCGGCTGGATCGAGTACCCCGACGGACTGCAGGCCTACTTGCTCGGCGTCGTCGGCACGGCCTCGCGGGAGCGGGTGATCGGCGGGATGGACGCCGCCGCAGGCGATCTGGGCACCAGGGTGATGGACGTCGCCGTCGTCGCGGAGGGGCAGACCACGATCGTCGACGCTGTCCCGCCTTTCTATCGTCGCTGA
- a CDS encoding methionine ABC transporter permease, with the protein MNGIPWPVFWESIGQTLMMVVTTLVVGGFLGLLVGIALYVTRRGGLLANRWLFAVLNLLVNIVRPIPFIIFITAIGPVTLAVVGTTIGTPAATFALVIAATFGVSRIVEQNLVTIDPGVIEAARSMGASPAYIIRTLLIPEALGPLVLGYTFVFVAVVDMTAIAGAVGGGGLGSFAISYGYQRFNWQVTGLAVVTIIVFVQLAQFLGNSLARKALRR; encoded by the coding sequence ATGAACGGCATCCCGTGGCCGGTGTTCTGGGAATCCATCGGCCAGACCCTAATGATGGTCGTCACCACGCTGGTCGTCGGCGGCTTCCTCGGCCTGCTCGTCGGGATCGCGCTGTACGTCACCCGCCGCGGCGGATTGCTGGCCAACCGCTGGCTGTTCGCCGTGCTCAACCTGCTGGTCAACATCGTCCGGCCGATCCCGTTCATCATCTTCATCACGGCCATCGGTCCGGTCACGTTGGCCGTCGTCGGGACGACCATCGGCACCCCGGCCGCGACCTTCGCGCTGGTGATCGCGGCGACGTTCGGGGTCTCGCGGATCGTCGAGCAGAACCTGGTGACGATCGACCCCGGCGTGATCGAAGCGGCCCGCTCCATGGGCGCATCGCCGGCGTACATCATCCGCACCCTGCTGATCCCCGAGGCGCTCGGGCCACTGGTCCTGGGCTACACGTTCGTCTTCGTTGCGGTGGTCGACATGACGGCCATCGCCGGCGCCGTGGGCGGCGGCGGACTGGGCAGCTTCGCGATCTCCTACGGCTACCAGCGCTTCAACTGGCAGGTCACCGGGCTCGCCGTCGTCACCATCATCGTGTTCGTGCAGCTGGCCCAGTTCCTCGGGAACTCACTGGCCCGCAAGGCCCTGCGTCGTTGA
- a CDS encoding excalibur calcium-binding domain-containing protein encodes MVRRPLAAALTTALLGSGLFLAAAPVAGAAPATPAAAASVAQALATPRVFKNCTELNKVYKHGVGRKGARDKVTGKSKPVTTFKVDTATYNANKKSDGDKDGIACEKR; translated from the coding sequence ATGGTTCGTCGTCCGCTCGCTGCCGCTCTCACCACCGCCCTGCTGGGCTCCGGCCTGTTCCTCGCGGCAGCGCCTGTCGCCGGGGCTGCGCCGGCCACCCCCGCTGCTGCAGCCTCCGTCGCCCAGGCTCTTGCCACGCCTCGGGTGTTCAAGAACTGCACCGAGCTGAACAAGGTCTACAAGCACGGCGTCGGCCGCAAGGGTGCGCGGGACAAGGTGACCGGCAAGTCCAAGCCGGTCACGACGTTCAAGGTTGACACCGCGACCTACAACGCCAACAAGAAGTCCGACGGCGACAAGGACGGCATCGCCTGCGAGAAGAGGTAA
- a CDS encoding amidohydrolase family protein, giving the protein MSTTPAPRTDAGIPAYVSSLGIAGLADVHIHFLPEPMLAKVWQYFDRAEAHYGRAWPIHYRTSQDERLATLRRFGVRRIPALSYAHRPNMAQWLNAWSAELAAAVPDVLHCGTFFPEPGARDHVEQAIAGGVQLFKLHVQVGNFAPDDEQLLDAWELVQDSGIPTVMHAGSAPIPGEYTGAAGVRRLLRRFPGLRLVIAHLGMPEYDAFADLAQEYPGVHLDTTMIGTDFTEQFAPLPVGYRDRLSALRGKVILGSDFPNIPYAYAHQLEALTRLELGDDWMRDVLWHNGTALLRDSASIRGAQVPHS; this is encoded by the coding sequence GTGAGCACCACACCCGCTCCGCGCACCGACGCCGGAATCCCCGCGTACGTCAGCAGCCTCGGCATCGCCGGTCTGGCGGATGTCCACATCCATTTCCTGCCGGAGCCGATGCTGGCCAAGGTGTGGCAGTACTTCGACCGGGCCGAAGCGCACTACGGCCGGGCCTGGCCGATCCACTACCGCACCAGCCAGGACGAGCGCCTGGCGACGTTGCGCCGGTTCGGGGTCCGGCGCATCCCTGCCCTGAGCTACGCGCACCGTCCGAACATGGCCCAGTGGCTCAACGCCTGGAGCGCTGAGCTGGCCGCTGCGGTGCCGGACGTCCTGCACTGCGGAACCTTCTTCCCGGAACCAGGTGCGCGCGATCACGTCGAGCAGGCGATCGCCGGCGGCGTACAGCTGTTCAAACTGCACGTCCAGGTCGGCAACTTCGCGCCGGACGATGAGCAGCTGTTGGACGCCTGGGAGTTGGTGCAGGACAGCGGGATCCCGACCGTCATGCATGCCGGATCGGCGCCCATCCCCGGTGAGTACACCGGCGCAGCGGGGGTGCGGCGGCTGCTGCGCCGCTTCCCGGGGTTGAGGCTGGTCATCGCCCACCTGGGCATGCCCGAGTACGACGCGTTCGCCGATCTCGCGCAGGAGTATCCAGGGGTCCACCTGGACACCACGATGATCGGCACTGATTTCACCGAGCAGTTCGCACCCCTGCCGGTCGGCTACCGCGATCGGCTGTCCGCGTTGCGGGGCAAGGTGATCCTGGGCAGCGACTTCCCCAACATTCCCTATGCGTACGCGCACCAGCTCGAGGCCCTGACCAGGCTCGAGCTGGGTGACGACTGGATGCGGGACGTGCTCTGGCACAACGGGACGGCGTTGCTCCGGGACTCCGCGTCGATCCGGGGCGCTCAGGTTCCGCACAGCTAG
- a CDS encoding methionine ABC transporter ATP-binding protein, with translation MNAHITFRGVSKVFATRGGADVVAVRDVDLVIDRGEIHAVIGYSGAGKSTLVRLINGLEHPTTGSIVIDGTEIAGLSERALRPIRAGIGMIFQQFNLFRSRTVVGNITYPLRIAGWSKERREKRAAELLSFVGLTDKAWTYPDQLSGGQRQRVGIARALATGPQILLADESTSALDPETTRDVLALLRRINAELGVTVVIITHEMEVVRSIADRVTILDAGGVAESGTVEEVFLHPRTAVARRFVSSVVGTTDTGVDAPVGLLGSSEKTLRPSGSVPRVLQLSTTDTAALGRAMSAVARDHGIDVEIIGGGIVGLKHSSVADLTVQLHGSDEAIARAASDLALIGGPR, from the coding sequence ATGAACGCACACATCACCTTTCGCGGGGTCAGCAAGGTCTTCGCCACCCGCGGCGGCGCTGATGTCGTGGCGGTGCGGGACGTCGACCTCGTCATCGACCGCGGCGAGATCCACGCCGTCATCGGCTATTCCGGCGCCGGCAAGAGCACCCTGGTGCGGCTGATCAACGGACTCGAGCATCCGACCACGGGCTCGATCGTCATCGACGGGACCGAGATCGCCGGCCTGTCCGAGCGTGCGCTGCGGCCGATCAGGGCCGGCATCGGGATGATCTTCCAGCAGTTCAACCTGTTCCGGTCGCGCACCGTCGTCGGAAACATCACCTACCCGCTGCGCATCGCCGGCTGGTCGAAGGAGCGGCGCGAGAAGCGCGCGGCCGAGCTGTTGTCGTTCGTGGGTCTGACGGACAAGGCCTGGACGTACCCGGACCAACTCTCCGGCGGCCAGCGGCAACGCGTCGGTATCGCCAGGGCGCTGGCGACCGGCCCGCAGATCCTGCTGGCCGACGAGTCCACCAGCGCGCTGGATCCCGAGACGACCAGGGACGTGCTGGCGCTGCTGCGCCGGATCAACGCCGAGCTGGGCGTCACCGTCGTCATCATCACCCACGAGATGGAGGTCGTGCGCTCGATCGCCGACCGGGTGACGATCCTGGACGCCGGCGGGGTGGCCGAATCGGGCACCGTCGAGGAGGTGTTCCTGCACCCGCGGACCGCAGTCGCTCGACGCTTCGTCAGCAGTGTGGTGGGAACGACCGACACGGGGGTGGACGCACCAGTCGGTTTGCTCGGATCGTCCGAGAAGACGTTGCGCCCCAGCGGGTCGGTGCCGCGTGTCCTGCAACTCAGCACCACCGACACCGCCGCCCTCGGCCGCGCGATGAGCGCGGTCGCCCGCGACCACGGAATCGACGTCGAGATCATCGGCGGCGGCATCGTGGGTCTGAAGCACAGCTCGGTGGCCGACCTGACCGTGCAACTGCACGGCAGCGACGAGGCCATTGCCCGCGCAGCGAGCGACCTGGCTCTGATCGGTGGACCACGATGA
- a CDS encoding MBL fold metallo-hydrolase, translated as MKTCRTCAVEYDEPLPQVCPICADDRQWVPADGQQWISLEEIRSSHARLTVHELEPDLLGVRSDPTAGIGQQMIVVSTPDGSLLWDPVGWIDDEVVSRISALGPVLAISASHPHMFGVQVEWSRALGDAPVLVADADREWLGRTSSAVQFWSGRCRLADGLELVQAGGHFPGSAVAHWAAGAGGRGVLLTGDTVFPNPNPDRRSIGFLGSYPNHLPLSAAAVDRVATTLGELRFDRIYGNFDNRIEHDAQRVLRESADRHIGWVRGDFDHLT; from the coding sequence ATGAAGACCTGCCGGACGTGCGCGGTGGAGTACGACGAGCCATTGCCACAGGTGTGCCCGATCTGCGCCGACGACCGGCAGTGGGTGCCGGCCGATGGCCAGCAGTGGATCTCGCTGGAGGAGATCCGATCGAGCCACGCGCGGCTGACGGTGCACGAGCTGGAGCCGGACCTGCTCGGCGTGCGGTCAGATCCGACGGCCGGGATCGGCCAACAGATGATCGTCGTCAGCACCCCGGACGGTTCGCTGTTGTGGGATCCGGTCGGGTGGATCGATGACGAGGTCGTGAGCCGGATCTCGGCGCTCGGGCCGGTGCTGGCGATCTCCGCGTCCCATCCGCACATGTTCGGCGTCCAGGTCGAGTGGTCCAGGGCCCTGGGTGACGCGCCGGTGCTGGTCGCCGACGCCGACCGGGAATGGTTGGGACGCACCAGTTCTGCGGTGCAGTTCTGGTCGGGTCGCTGTCGGTTGGCCGACGGGCTGGAGCTGGTGCAGGCGGGCGGACATTTTCCGGGCAGCGCGGTGGCGCACTGGGCAGCGGGCGCCGGTGGCCGGGGCGTCCTGCTCACCGGCGACACTGTGTTCCCCAACCCCAACCCCGATCGCCGCTCGATCGGGTTCCTGGGCAGCTACCCGAACCATCTGCCGCTGTCCGCCGCGGCGGTCGACCGCGTCGCCACGACGCTGGGGGAGTTGAGGTTCGACCGGATCTACGGAAACTTCGACAACCGCATCGAACATGACGCGCAGCGGGTGCTGCGCGAATCGGCCGACCGACACATCGGCTGGGTGCGTGGCGACTTCGACCACCTCACCTGA
- a CDS encoding sigma-70 family RNA polymerase sigma factor: protein MTFEEFVTNSYEALARYARLLSASREDADDLLAESLLVAHRHWHRIGSMAFPAAYVRRIVSTRHLRINTSWFRRNVDVMDPQQLPDGVIDDELTRSIDRDELAAWLAGLPVRQRTAVVLRYFSGLGYAEIAAELSVSPTGARTLVSRGLAALRLAGAADRATETQLMGKP, encoded by the coding sequence ATGACCTTCGAGGAGTTCGTCACGAACTCCTACGAAGCGCTGGCGCGATACGCGCGGTTGCTGAGTGCGTCCCGGGAGGATGCCGACGACCTGCTCGCCGAGTCACTGCTGGTTGCACACCGCCATTGGCACCGTATCGGGTCGATGGCGTTCCCGGCCGCCTACGTCCGGCGGATCGTCAGCACCCGTCATCTGCGGATCAACACCAGCTGGTTCCGACGCAACGTCGACGTGATGGATCCCCAGCAGCTCCCCGACGGCGTGATCGACGACGAGTTGACGCGGAGCATCGATCGCGACGAACTGGCGGCCTGGCTGGCCGGGTTACCCGTCCGGCAGCGCACCGCGGTCGTCCTGCGCTACTTCTCCGGATTGGGGTATGCCGAGATCGCCGCCGAGCTGTCCGTCTCACCGACCGGTGCCCGCACCCTCGTCTCCCGCGGCCTCGCCGCCCTCCGCCTCGCCGGTGCCGCCGATCGCGCGACCGAGACCCAACTGATGGGGAAGCCATGA
- a CDS encoding MetQ/NlpA family ABC transporter substrate-binding protein, translated as MSETPVPPSDTNDRNDAADVALPQRPGRAGNRTVWFAGALVIVIAIAATLFFTLRKTDSAASGSTVVRIGTTEESADYWAPLKAAAARENIDIQLVNFSDYTQANPALAQKQVDLNLFQHLLYLANYDVADSQTLVPIGSTVVVPLSLYSKKHTSLDQIPRGGKIAIPNDATNQARALLVLQQAGLISLKGGGSVLSTPAEIDPAESKVTVTPVDAAQTVASLPSVDGAIINNNFVLDAKIDPTSALYSDDPSKPAAEPYINAFVARSEDKDNPTYLRIVELYHQSAVIDAVKAQSKNTAIIVQRPASELQGILTQLEGTVKEAG; from the coding sequence ATGTCCGAAACCCCTGTCCCGCCGTCCGACACCAACGATCGGAACGACGCCGCCGACGTCGCTCTGCCGCAGCGGCCCGGCCGAGCCGGCAACCGCACGGTTTGGTTCGCCGGCGCGCTGGTGATCGTCATCGCGATCGCTGCCACCCTGTTCTTCACCCTCCGCAAGACCGACTCGGCCGCCTCCGGATCGACGGTGGTCCGGATCGGCACCACCGAGGAGAGCGCCGACTACTGGGCTCCGCTCAAGGCAGCGGCCGCCAGGGAGAACATCGACATCCAGCTGGTCAACTTCTCCGACTACACCCAGGCGAATCCGGCACTCGCACAGAAGCAGGTCGACCTGAACCTGTTCCAGCACTTGCTGTATCTGGCGAACTACGACGTAGCGGACTCGCAGACGCTGGTGCCCATCGGGTCCACCGTCGTGGTCCCCCTGTCGCTCTACAGCAAGAAGCACACGTCGTTGGACCAGATCCCGCGGGGCGGCAAGATCGCCATCCCGAACGACGCCACCAACCAGGCCAGGGCGCTGTTGGTGCTGCAGCAGGCCGGTCTGATCTCACTCAAGGGCGGCGGCTCGGTGCTGTCGACCCCGGCGGAGATCGACCCGGCGGAATCCAAGGTCACGGTCACCCCGGTGGACGCGGCGCAGACGGTGGCCTCGTTGCCCTCCGTGGACGGCGCCATCATCAACAACAACTTCGTGCTCGACGCGAAGATCGATCCGACGTCCGCTCTCTACTCCGACGATCCGAGCAAGCCGGCCGCGGAGCCGTACATCAATGCGTTCGTCGCCCGCAGCGAGGACAAGGACAACCCCACCTACCTGCGCATCGTCGAGCTCTACCACCAGAGTGCCGTGATCGACGCAGTGAAGGCGCAGTCCAAGAACACCGCGATCATCGTCCAGCGCCCGGCATCGGAGTTGCAGGGAATCCTGACGCAGCTCGAGGGCACCGTGAAGGAAGCCGGCTGA